The genomic window ATGCGATGCGCGCCTCCCTCGAGGTGAAGGACTATGCCGGCGCCTCCAAGCGCCGCAGCGAGCTCGAGGTAGTCGGGGTCTCGCCCGAGGCTGCGCCCGGCTTCGCCGTGCTGCGCGGCCGGCTCGCCGAGGCGCTCGGCCACGACAAGGATGCGCTCGACGACTACAAATTCGCGGTCGCCTCAAGCGACCGGCCGGCTGCGGCCGAGGCCAAGCAGCTCGAGGTCGCGCTGCGTCAGAAGCGCGACGAGATCGGCAAGGAAGAAGCGCTGCGCGAGCTCGAGACGCTGTCGATGACCTGGCGCGGCGATGCGATCGAGGTCAAGACGCTCCAGATGCTGTCGCAGCTCTATGCCGAGAACGGGCGCTACCGGGACGCGCTCACGGCGGCGCGCACCGCGACGAAGCTGCAGCCGAACGCAGAAGCCTCGCGCCAGGCGCAGGATCTCGCCTCCGACCTGTTCACGCAGATCTTCCTAGGGCCCAAGGGTGACGAGCTGCCGCCGGTCGAGGCGCTCGGGATGTTCTACGAGTTCCGCGACCTCACGCCGATCGGCCGCCGCGGCGACGAGCTGATCCGCCGTCTCGCCGACCGTCTCGCCTCGATCGATCTGCTCGACCAGGCCGCCGAGCTCCTGCAATACCAGGTCGATCACCGCCTCGAAGGCGCCGCCCGCGCCCAGGTCGCCGCGCGCCTTGCCATGATCTATCTGGCCAACCGCAAGCCCGACATGGCGATCACCGCGCTGCGCGCGAGCCGCATCAGCGACCTCTCCGGGGAGCTCAGGCAGCAGCGCCTGCTCCTGGAAGGGCGGGCGCAGAGCGACGTCGGCCGTCACGATCTCGCGCTCGACATCGTTTCCAACGTCTCCGGGCGCGAAGTGCTCCGCCTGCGCTCCGACATCTTCTGGGCGGCGCGGCGCTGGCGCGAATCCGCCGAGCAGATCGAGCTCTATTACGGCGAGCGATTCCGCGACTTCAAGCCGCTCAATGCGGTCGAGAAGAGCGACATCATCCGCGCCGCAGTCGGTTACGCGCTCGCCGACGATTCGATCGGCCTGTCACGCTTCCGCGAGAAATACGCGCCGCTGATGAGCGAGAGCGCCGACCGTCTCGCCTTCGACATCGCGAGCAAGCCGGCCGCGGCCTCCAGCGCCGAATTCGCCGAGATCGCCAAGCTGGCTGCCAGCGTCGATACGCTCGACGGCTTCCTGCGCGAGATGAAGCAGCGTTTCCCCGACGCCACCGCCCGCGCCCCAAGCGCGCCGCAGGCCAACGACGAGTCCGACCACACCGGCTCGCTGCCCACGATTCCGGTCGTGCGACAGATCAAGATGACGCGATAGGGCTCTGCTGCCGCGCGAAGCGCGGCCCGGAACGGCGCCGCATCCTCCGTTATTGCGAGCGCAGCGAAGCAATCCAGAGTCTTTCCGCGGCGGCAGTCTGGATTGCTTCGTCGCAAGAGCTCCTCGCAATGACGGGGAGGGGCCGGAGGCTATCGCTGGGAGCGGAGAGGATGCCACCTTCGCGGGGCATGACTGCGGATGCATCGGCCTCACCCCCCGTAGCTCTGCACCAGGCTTCCCGCCACCAGCGACCAGCCGTCGACCAGGACGAAGAAGATCAGCTTGAACGGCAGCGAGATCGTTGCAGGTGGTAGCATCATCATGCCCATCGACATCAGCACGGAAGCGACGACGAGGTCGATGATCAGGAAGGGGAGAAACAACAGGAAGCCGATCTCGAAGGCGCGCTTCAGCTCGGAGATCATAAAGGCGGGGACGAGGATGCGCAGTGCGAGATCGTCGGGCGTCGCCGGCGGCTGTTCGCCGGAGAGATCCAGGAACAGCTTGAGGTCCTTCTCGCGCACGTTCTTCTGCATGAAGCCGCGCAACGGCACCGAGGCGCGCTGAAGTGCGTCCTCGACACTGACCTGGTTGGCGACGAGCGGGCGGATGCCCTCGTCGTAGGATTTCTGCAGGACCGGCCCCATCACGAAGAAGGTGAGGAACATCGCGAGCGCAATGATCACCGAGTTCGGCGGCGCGGTCGCCGTGCCCATCGCGGTGCGCAGCAGTGACAGCACGACCACGATGCGCGTGAACGACGTCATCATGATCAGGATCGACGGCGCGATCGACAGGATCGTGAGCAGGGCGATGAGCTGGATCGCGCGCTCGGTAACGCCGCCACCGCCAGCGCCGCCGCCGAGATTGATGCTGATGTCCTGCGCATGCGCAAGCCTCGCGAGCGAGGCCGCGCCGACCAGGACAGAAAGGAAAAGAACTCTACGCGGGAGGGCCGGCAACCTCACGAAGACGGCTTCGGACGGCCGAGCAGCGAGGCCATCTCGTCTTCGAGATTTTCAAAGCTGGTCTTTTCCGCGGCGGGCTTTGCAGGCGGGGCCGGTGGCGCCGGCGGCTCGCTGCGTCCCGCGCGCGGGGGAGCGGCCGGCGGCTCCGGCGCAACCGGAGGGGCGACCGTTTCGCCGGCTGGGCGGCGCAGGGCAGCTTCGAGCCGCTGAGCCATTTCGGCGAGATTCTGCTCGGCGCTCGAGGGGATAGCGGCCGGCGCCGGTGGCGGAACAGGCGGAGCCTGGGGAATGGGGGGAGGCGGCGGCGCGGCTGCGCGCTCGGCGCGCACCGGCGGCATCTTCGGCGGCTCACTCTGGCGCGGCGGGCGCGGCATCAGCGGCGGCTCGCCGCGGGCGATGCGCGGCGGCAACGGCTCGGGCCGTGGCTCACGCTCGGGTCGCGGCGCGATCGGTTCGGGCGGAAAGCCGGCGAGCGGCGGCTCGCTGCGGCGTTCGGCCAAAGCGGGCGCAGGCCGGCGCACTTCATCGGCGAAGGACGGGCGCGCGGGCCGCGGCGGCGGCTCGGGCATGTGAGGCTCGGGATGATCCAGCAGCTCGGGTCGCGGCGCTTCGTCGGCCCAGCCGCCGGAATCGGGCATGGGGGCGAGGCGCGGCGGTTCCGCGGCGCTGGGACGATGCGGAAGCTGGTCGCGGCTGGACGCGGCGCGAACGATGTTGGGCTCGACGACGATGTCCGTCGGGCCGCCGATCATGAGGAGATGCTCGACATTGTCACGCCGGACCAGCACCAGGCGGCGCCGGCCGTCGACGGCGGCGGCATCGATCACGGCGAGCCGAGGCATCCTGCCGCGCTGGGTGTTGGCGCCCAGCCGGCTGCCGGCGAATCGGCGAACCAGCCATGCAGCGACGCCGATCAACGCCAGAACGACGATGAACGCGACGATGAAGGTGATAGGGCTGCCTTGCATACTTGTCCCCGACAAATGGCGCTTTTCTCGTGCCCGTGGTCAGACGCGCCAACCACCGGCCTACGATGCCCCAAACTGCGATCTCTTAATGTTCCACGGCAAGTTTTGCCGTCCCCAACTCTTAATAACCTATGAATCGCTCGATCCAAAACGACTTCTTGGCCTGTATACGCGCCGCCAAACGGTTGGGTTAATGCCACTTTTGGCAGCGTCGAATCACAACGCGCGCATATCGTGTCCCATCGGGGAACAAGTGCCCGTGACATCTTTAACCAGCTGTTAACCATACAGGCGGCAAATTCTGCCTAGCTTCGGACCTCAAGGTCCGGAAGGGGCGGAAGGAGCCGCAACGATGTCCATCAACGACCTCCCGGTGCTGTCGGCGCTTCGGACCAAGATGCAGTGGCACCAGGAGCGCCAGCGCGTGCTGTCCGAGAACGTCTCCAACTCCGATACCCCCAAGTTCCGGCCGCGCGACCTGGTCGAGCCGAAGCTCGACAAGACCGGCGCCGTCACGGGCTCGATGGGGCTTCTGGCCCTTGTCCGCACCAGCGCCTCCCACATGACGCCGTCAGGCGCGGCTTCCGCATTCGACCAGAACAAGAATGCGGGTTTTGAGACCCGTCCTGCGGGCAACGCCGTCAATCTCGAAGAGGAGATGATGAAGGCCGCCAGCAACCAGATGGACTACGCGGCGGCGACCTCGCTCTATTCGAAGAGCCTGCATCTGCTCAAGACCGCGATCGGCAAGGGCTAGACCTAGAGGAGCCCCGTCATGGCGAATGACAGCAGCGACTTTGCCCGCTCGATGGCGATCGCGACCTCCGGCCTGCGGGCCCAGGCCGGGCGCATGCGGGTGATCTCGGAGAACATCGCGAACGCGGATTCGACCTCGCAGACATCAGGCGGCGATCCCTACCGGCGCAAGGTGCCGACCTTTTCTTCCGCGCTCGACCGCACGCTCGAGGCGCAGGTCGTCACCCTCGGC from Bradyrhizobium zhanjiangense includes these protein-coding regions:
- the flgC gene encoding flagellar basal body rod protein FlgC — encoded protein: MANDSSDFARSMAIATSGLRAQAGRMRVISENIANADSTSQTSGGDPYRRKVPTFSSALDRTLEAQVVTLGRIKPDQSSFRVKYEPNNPAADASGNVKYPNVNSVVEMTDMRDAQRSYEANLNIISATRRMIQRTLDILKS
- the fliP gene encoding flagellar type III secretion system pore protein FliP (The bacterial flagellar biogenesis protein FliP forms a type III secretion system (T3SS)-type pore required for flagellar assembly.), whose product is MRLPALPRRVLFLSVLVGAASLARLAHAQDISINLGGGAGGGGVTERAIQLIALLTILSIAPSILIMMTSFTRIVVVLSLLRTAMGTATAPPNSVIIALAMFLTFFVMGPVLQKSYDEGIRPLVANQVSVEDALQRASVPLRGFMQKNVREKDLKLFLDLSGEQPPATPDDLALRILVPAFMISELKRAFEIGFLLFLPFLIIDLVVASVLMSMGMMMLPPATISLPFKLIFFVLVDGWSLVAGSLVQSYGG
- the flgB gene encoding flagellar basal body rod protein FlgB; this encodes MSINDLPVLSALRTKMQWHQERQRVLSENVSNSDTPKFRPRDLVEPKLDKTGAVTGSMGLLALVRTSASHMTPSGAASAFDQNKNAGFETRPAGNAVNLEEEMMKAASNQMDYAAATSLYSKSLHLLKTAIGKG
- a CDS encoding flagellar biosynthetic protein FliO, with product MQGSPITFIVAFIVVLALIGVAAWLVRRFAGSRLGANTQRGRMPRLAVIDAAAVDGRRRLVLVRRDNVEHLLMIGGPTDIVVEPNIVRAASSRDQLPHRPSAAEPPRLAPMPDSGGWADEAPRPELLDHPEPHMPEPPPRPARPSFADEVRRPAPALAERRSEPPLAGFPPEPIAPRPEREPRPEPLPPRIARGEPPLMPRPPRQSEPPKMPPVRAERAAAPPPPPIPQAPPVPPPAPAAIPSSAEQNLAEMAQRLEAALRRPAGETVAPPVAPEPPAAPPRAGRSEPPAPPAPPAKPAAEKTSFENLEDEMASLLGRPKPSS